Proteins from a genomic interval of Lolium perenne isolate Kyuss_39 chromosome 1, Kyuss_2.0, whole genome shotgun sequence:
- the LOC127306515 gene encoding plant UBX domain-containing protein 10 — MADSVDDKVGYFQAITGIPDTDLCTEILAAHNWDLQLAVSSITGNPSSPEPSTYAPPPPPPLEDDFVPLPPLAPAPPPPPQQQQQPGIAWRLVTLPFYVVSGGVGLITGSIRLGVWVAGGVLSRSLSLLGLAQGGGDGLHGLPPSAVEAVDFAAEFEHEFGPGRGPRFVAEGFADALQRAHREYKLLFVYLHSPDHPDTPAFCGGCLCSEPVAQFINENFVAWGGSIRRTEGFKMSNSLNASRFPFCALVMASTNQRIVLLQQVEGPKSPEQMITILQRVVEECTASLVAGRIEAEERLNNQRLREEQDAAYRAALEADQARERQKREEQEILEREAAEAERKRKEDEEAQARAVQEAAEREAALARRRQEKAMALGAEPEKGPDVTRVLIRFPTGERKERRFHSSTTITSIYDYVDSLDCLKAEKYSLVSNFPRVTYGPEKNSQTLVEAGLHPHASLFVEIEQ; from the exons ATGGCCGATTCCGTCGACGACAAGGTCGGCTACTTCCAGGCCATCACGGGAATCCCCGACACCGACCTCTGCACCGAGATTCTCGCCGCCCACAACTGGGACCTCCAGCTCGCCGTCTCCTCCATCACCGGGAACCCCTCCTCGCCCGAGCCGTCTACCTACGCCccgccgcctccaccgccgcTGGAGGACGATTTCGTCCCGCTCCCACCCCTCGCGCccgcacctcctcctcctcctcagcagcagcagcagcccggGATCGCGTGGAGGCTGGTCACGCTCCCCTTCTACGTGGTCTCGGGCGGGGTCGGCCTCATCACCGGCTCCATCCGCCTCGGCGTCTGGGTCGCGGGCGGCGTCCTCTCCCGATCCCTCTCCCTCCTCGGCCTCGCGcagggcggcggcgacggcctccACGGGCTACCCCCGTCCGCCGTCGAGGCGGTCGACTTCGCCGCGGAGTTCGAGCACGAGTTCGGGCCGGGCCGCGGCCCGCGGTTCGTCGCCGAGGGCTTCGCGGACGCGCTGCAGCGCGCGCATCGCGAGTACAAGCTCCTCTTCGTGTACCTCCACTCGCCTGACCACCCGGACACCCCCGCGTTCTGCGGTGGCTGCCTCTGCTCTGAGCCCGTGGCCCAGTTCATCAACGAGAACTTCGTCGCCTGGGGCGGTAGCATCAGAAGGACtgaagggttcaagatgagcaacagCCTCAATGCTTCGCGCTTCCCGTTCTGTGCGCTTGTCATGGCATCTACGAATCAGAGGATTGTGCTGTTGCAGCAG GTTGAGGGGCCCAAATCACCTGAACAGATGATAACAATTCTTCAAAGAGTGGTTGAGGAGTGCACTGCCTCACTTGTCGCTGGCAGGATTGAAGCTGAAGAAAGACTAAACAATCAGCGTTTGCGCGAGGAACAAGATGCTGCTTACAGAGCTGCACTTGAAGCTGATCAG GCTAGGGAACGCCAAAAGAGAGAGGAACAAGAAATACTTGAAAGAGAGGCTGCAGAGGCTGAGAGGAAGCGTAAagaagatgaggaggcacaagCCAGGGCTGTCCAAGAAGCAGCTGAAAGGGAAGCTGCCCTTGCAAGGAGGCGGCAAGAGAAGGCAATGGCTCTCGGAGCTGAGCCTGAGAAAGGGCCTGATGTTACTCGG GTTCTTATAAGATTTCCAACTGGAGAGCGCAAAGAAAGGAGATTCCACAGTTCCACCACCATTACCTCCATCTACGATTATGTTGATTCTTTGGATTGTTTGAAAGCAGAAAAGTACAGCCTAGTTTCGAATTTCCCGCGGGTAACCTACGGTCCT